In Dromaius novaehollandiae isolate bDroNov1 chromosome 4, bDroNov1.hap1, whole genome shotgun sequence, a single genomic region encodes these proteins:
- the CFAP96 gene encoding cilia-and flagella-associated protein 96: MPADGKSDMERIGLFSEMGYITIGDRYVSHYMRPFNEAASKNRQMLPGGTKTLSALQAGYFEPQFVRIFDGEAYSNPVQLRRRYRLAESKKNLGRAFLPSNGDKLPCGLGSYYGTIGGPYAYFSAQLEAKEKYTSPGKNFYTNPGKKGTGYGYANVTIGEQYPHAPEVYEAGRTDAKKAQEEHRRLVKGGPFKLKLYPQEYFDMNPYFNDHPLPPVKQQPPGKKIAPPFKPSSPAKKPGGMKGGTFDPYPSHSADPYVIKKSKAVTTNKGGRIFHPPPGPKSRPITSIMTLNVIRSLNVMNYKTAHLTSY, from the exons ATGCCTGCGGACGGAAAAAGTGACATGGAGAGGATTGGCCTCTTCAGTGAAATGGGCTATATTACCATTGGAGATAGATATGTATCACATTATATGC GCCCTTTTAATGAAGCTGCAAGCAAGAACAGACAGATGTTACCTGGGGGGACCAAAACATTGTCAGCTCTTCAGGCAGGTTATTTTGAGCCTCAGTTTGTGAGGATTTTCGATGGTGAAGCCTACTCAAATCCTGTTCAGCTAAGGAGGCGCTATAGATTGGCAGAATCAAAGAAAAACttgggcagagctttccttcccaGTAATGGAGACAAATTGCC aTGTGGACTGGGCAGCTATTATGGAACCATAGGAGGTCCATATGCATACTTCAGTGCACAGCTGGAAGCCAAAGAAAAATATACTTCTCCTGGAAAGAATTTTTATACTAATCCAGGAAAGAAAGGAACTGGATATGG ATATGCAAATGTTACCATAGGTGAACAATATCCACATGCACCTGAAGTGTATGAAGCGGGAAGAACAGATGCAAAG AAAGCACAAGAGGAGCATCGGCGTTTGGTCAAAGGAGGGCCTTTCAAGTTAAAGCTCTATCCCCAGGAGTATTTTGACATGAATCCCTATTTTAATGACCATCCTTTGCCACCAGTGAAGCAACAACCTCCAGGGAAGAAAATTGCACCACCTTTTAAACCAAGTTCTCCTGCTAAAAAG ccAGGGGGCATGAAAGGAGGCACATTTGATCCTTATCCAAGCCATTCTGCTGACCCGTATGTAATTAAAAAATCTAAGGCAGTCACAACTAATAAAGGGGGACGGATTTTTCATCCTCCTCCTGGACCAAAAAGCAGACCGATTACAAGCATAATGACTTTAAATGTCATAAG atcatTAAATGTAATGAATTACAAGACTGCACACTTGACATCATACTAG